A region of Rhinoraja longicauda isolate Sanriku21f chromosome 1, sRhiLon1.1, whole genome shotgun sequence DNA encodes the following proteins:
- the LOC144598353 gene encoding uncharacterized protein LOC144598353, with protein sequence MELFSNTDWKNLLKTFIQSNCVQVGTGLIFHLMMELLSKSDWNELLTNFICISCLQVGAVFMFLLSKPDRKDLFKLFTTNVLIQIGVGFSILLITELISKINWKIFLMTFICTSCFQVLAGFFWLVFMAMISNTAQNNVLETFIKTNCIQVVAGILFLIVMELVSNAELRKLIVQPNVPLSSDLFEKWASDLNNLLTTFLISNGVQVAAGFIFLVLKELFSKTVLQSRRDVRMEGPMTRRGHRRQLAHRLPETLQDVRRLLYLTLCRWDALAGNP encoded by the exons ATTGGAAGAATCTGTTGAAGACATTCATCCAATCCAACTGTGTCCAGGTGGGAACTGGACTGATCTTTCACCTCATGATGGAGCTCCTTTCTAAATCAG ATTGGAATGAATTATTGACGAATTTCATCTGTATCAGTTGTCTGCAAGTCGGAGCCGTATTTATGTTTCTCCTTTCAAAACCAG ATCGGAAGGACTTGTTCAAGTTGTTCACCACTAACGTTTTGATACAAATTGGAGTTGGCTTTTCCATACTTCTGATAACAGAACTGATTTCAAAAATAA ATTGGAAGATATTTCTGATGACATTCATCTGCACCAGTTGCTTTCAAGTTCTCGCTGGGTTTTTCTGGCTTGTTTTCATGGCAATGATCTCAAACACAG CTCAAAACAACGTGTTGGAAACCTTCATCAAAACGAACTGTATCCAAGTTGTAGCAGGCATTCTCTTTCTCATTGTCATGGAATTGGTTTCGAACGCAG AGTTACGCAAACTGATTGTTCAACCAAATGTACCACTGTCGAGTGACCTGTTTGAGAAATGGGCCTCAG atTTGAATAATTTATTGACGACATTCCTCATTTCCAATGGTGTCCAAGTTGCAGCTGGTTTCATCTTTCTTGTGCTGAAAGAACTGTTTTCAAAAACAG tcctccagagcaggAGGGACGTGCGGATGGAAGGACCCATGACGAGACGTGGGCACAGGCgccagcttgcccaccgtctgccggaGACGTTGCAGGACGTCCGAAGGCTGCTCTACTTGACACTGTGCCGGTGGGATGCACTCGCCGGGAACCCATAA